CATAGCGAAGCAATCAATCGGATTTCGTATGACTCTCACCGGGGTCAGGCGACCGCCACGATGCCGATCGCCATCGCGACCGCGGCCTGGGTCGGGTCGACGACTGGGATGCCGAGCTCCTGCTCGAGCCCGCGCCGGTGAACCGCCATGCCGGCGCAACCCATCACGATCGCGCCCGCCCCGTCCCGGTCGCGCAGGTCGCGGCCGACGGCGATCATCCGGGAAAGCGTGTCCGGGCCGCTCGCCGTCTCGGCGACCGTCATCTCGAGCGCCCGCTCGCCGGCCAGCCGCTCGGCCACGCCCATCTGGCGCAGAGCCCGCAGGTGGCGCGGGATCGAGCGGCTCGCCACCGCGATGACGCCGAACCGGTCGGCGCGCGCCAGCGCCGTCAGCACCCCGCACTCGGCGATGCCGAGGACCGGCCGGTCGGTCGCCTCGCGACAGACGTGGAGGCCGGGATCGGAGTAGCAGGCGACGACGTAAGCGTCCGCCGCCTCGCGCCGCACGAGGTCGCGCAGAGGCAGGGCCACCTGCTCGACATCGGCCTGCGACTGGATGCCGAACGGCCCCTCGGCCAGGGTGCGGCACTCGATGACGATACCGGGGCGCGACAGGGGCGCCAGAGCCCCGTCGAGGCCGCGGGTGACGGCGTCGTTCGAATTCGGGTTGATGACGAGGATGCGTCGCTGGAGTGTCATGCCGCCTCCGGATGAGCCCATCCGCCAGCATAGCAAGTTTCAGGCAGGCCCGCGTCCGTCGCCGCCGCCGAGGCGGCACGCCGCCTCCGTCGAAGGTCCCCCGGTACGCAGGAGCCCGCGAGACCTTACGACGGTCCATGCCGCGGCCGACGCCAATCTCGGCCGCGGCATTGTCGTCATGTCCCGGCAGGGCCGATCGATCTCAGGCGATCGCCGTCCATTCCGCGCCGATGGTGCCGATGTTGGGCGACGAGGCGACCCGGCCGTCGCTGCCCATCAGCCACTGGTTCACGTGACCGGCCGTGTCGCGCCACAGGATGTCGCTGCGGCCGTCGCCGTTGAAGTCGCCGATATCCTGCACCGTCCACTCCGCGCCGACGGTGCCGATATTGGGCGACGAGGCGACCCGGCCGTCGCTGCCGGTCAGCCACTGGTTGATGTGGCCCGCCTGGTCGCGCCACAGGATGTCGCTGCGACCGTCGCCGTTGAAGTCGCCGGTGCCCTGGACCGTCCATTCAGCGCCGATGGTGCCGATGTTGGGCGCCGAGGTGACCCGGCCGTCGCTGCCGGTCAGCCACTGGTTGATGTGGCCCGCCTGGTCGCGCCACAGGATGTCGCTGCGACCGTCGCCGTTGAAGTCGCCGATGTCCTGGACCGTCCATTCAGCGCCGATGGTGCCGATGTTGGGCGCCGAGGTGACCCGGCCGTCGCTGCCGGTCAGCCACTGGTTGATGTGACCGGCCGTGTCGCGCCACAGGATGTCGCTGCGGCCGTCCCCGTTGAAGTCGCCGGTGCCCTGGACCGTCCATTCCGCGCCGACGGTGCCGACGTTGGGCGCCGAGGTGACCCGGCCGTCGCCGCCCATCAGCCACTGGTTGATGTGACCGGCCGTGTCGCGCCACAGGATATCGGCGCGGCCGTCACCGTTGAAGTCGCCGAAATCCTGCACCGTCCATTCCGAGCCGACGGCGCCGATGGTGGGCATCGCGGTGATTCGACCGTCGCTGCCGGTCAGCCACTCGCTGATGCGGCCGGCCGTGTCGCGCCACAGGATGTCGCTGCGGCCGTCGCCGTTGAAGTCGACCAGGCCCTCGTCGGCGATGTAGTTGGTGACGGTCCAGGAGACGCTCTGCTCCAGATCCGACCGGTCGCCCCTCACCATGTCGGTCGGATCGTAGGCGCGCGCCGTCACGGTGTACGTGCCGTAGTAGAGACCGTGGGACTTGAGGTCGAACGTTCCGCCGGCATTGCCGTACGTGGTTCCGTTGACCTTCCAGTCGACGTTGATCACGTTGGGATCGATGACACTGACGTTCAGGCGATTGACGTTCAGCTTCACGCCGGAATTGTCATCGTACCGGTCGATGGGGTCGACGAGGGCGTAGAAGCCGTGGATGAACTCTTCCTTGGCGATGGGGTCGAAGGGCCGGCCGAGGCTTCGCATCTTGGAGTCCTGGGTCGGACGATAGATGCCCTGATCGTAGTAATAGCCGCCTTGATAGCTCCCGACGACCCCGAGAACGGGATCGTTATAGCCCTTCCACTCGGCCCACTTCGCTCCCGTCGGGTCCTTGGTGATGTTGTCCTGGGTCGGCTCGCTGCCCGTATACGTCCCGGTATTGCCGCCGTATTCGTCCGCCAGCCCGGCGAAGGAATGGCCGATCTCGTGCAGCGCGATCTCCTTGGCGGAGGCGTTGCCGGCCGCGTAGACGCCGTATCGCCCACCGCCGCCGCCGTACTTGGTGCTGTTCACCAGCACGTATCGCATCTCCGCCTTGATCCCGGTGCCGGCCAGCGCCGAGTTCAACGCCGCATCGGCCTTGCTCTCGTTGATGTAGAGCAGCCGCTCGGTCACCCCGTCCCAGTAGTACTTCGCGTCCAGCGCTGTATCGACGGAGATGCCGGCCTTGACATCATCGGCGCCGGATTGCACCGAAGGCGTATCGACCGCGTAGAAATTGAAGAAATTCCGGTACCGTCCGAACGGCTGGGTGTTCGCGGTGCCGTCGAACAAGTACGAGATGTAGGCGTTGATGTCGGATGTGAACTTGTCCGACAGCTCGCCGCTCGTATATCCGTCGCCAAGAAAGAACACGTCGACGCGATTCGAGCTCGATCCGGTGTTGAGGACATTCCTCAGAGTTGCCATGCCTTGCCCCCTTGCGCCCTCAATCACGATATTCTTCTATTAAATATCGACGACCTTCATTACTGGAGAAAAATCACAATAATGCGGCCAGATTCGGACGATAGGCGCCCGATGTAGTGAAGTCAAGATCCATCACAGGACACACGACACGACGATGCGGGTCATCGCGGATTTTTCACTTTGATGCCCGGTACGATGGAAATCGAGACCGGGCGGCTACGGCGGATTGAACATTATATGCGCAATCTCGGCTCGTATCTCGCAAAAAATGGCGATGCTGCATTTTAAATATTTGTTAATATGCCCTTCAGATCCATATTCGACCGATAGCGGCTCAAAAAATCATCAATGGCGCGACACAACATGCGGCAGCAGGATTGCGCTACCCGGTCCGGTTTATTTACATGCCAGGCCTGCGGCCCCGCTGTCTGGTCCCTGCGAGAGTCCTATGACCGACCGAAGCTTCGACACCGTGATCCGCGGCGGCACCGTCGCCACCGCGAGCGACGTCTTCTCCGCCGATCTCGGCCTGCGCGACGGGCGGATCGCGGCCCTCGGCCTCGGCCTTCCCCCGGGCCGGCACGAGATCGACGCGGGGGGCAAGCTGGTGCTGCCGGGCGGGGTCGACAGCCACGCCCATATCGAGCAGCTCTCGGCCTCCGGCCTGATGAACGCCGATACCTGGGAGAGCGCCACCCGCTCGGCGGCGCTCGGCGGCACCACCAGCGTCATCGCCTTCGCGGCCCAGCATGTCGGCATGGATCTGGCGAAGGTCGTCGAGGACTATACGGCGCTCGCGGCGCGCGGCGCGGTGATCGACTACGCCTTCCACCTCATCGTGGCGGACGCGACCGAGAAGGCCCTGAGCCGGGACATCCCGGCGCTCGCGCGAGGCGGCCACACCTCGCTCAAGGCGTTCATGACCTATGACCGCCTGCGGCTCGCCGACGAGGCGCTGCTCGACCTGATGGCGGCGGCGAAAGACGTGGGCGCCCTCGTCTGCGTCCACGCCGAGAACCACGGGCTGATCGCCTTCGCGAGCCGGCAATTGCTGAAGGAGGGCAGGACGGCACCGAAGTACCATGCCGCCAGCCACCCGCGCCTGTCGGAATCGGAGGCGTTCGAGCGGGTGGTGCGATTCTCGCAGTACCTCGACCAGCCGGTGATGATCTTCCACGTCTCGACGCAGGAGGGCGCGGCGATCCTGCGCCGGGCCCGCGGCGAGGGCGCCAAGGTCTATGCCGAGACCTGCCCGCAATACCTGTTCCTCACCGAGTCCGACCTCGACCGGCCGGGGCTGGAGGGGGCGAAGTGGATGTGCTCGCCGCCGCTGCGCGAGGCCCGCGACCAGGAGGCCCTGTGGCGCGCCCTCGAGCTCGGCGACCTCCAGACCGTGTCGTCGGACCACGCGCCCTACCGCTACGACGAGACCGGCAAGCTCAAGGCGGGGCGGGCTGCGACCTTCAAGGAGATCGCCAACGGCATGCCGGGCCTGCAGATGCGCCTGCCGCTCCTCTTCGACGCGATGGTGTCGGGCGGGCGGCTCGGCCTCAGGAAGTTCGTCGAGATCACCGCGACGGCGCCGGCCCGGATCTACGGCCTGGAGGCCAAGGGCTCGGTGGCGGTGGGCATGGATGCCGACCTCTGCATCTGGGACCCGGGCAAGCGGGTCACCCTCTCCGACGCGATGGTCGAGGACCGCACCGGCTTCACGCCCTATGCCGGGCGCGAGGTGACCGGGTGGCCCGAGACGGTTCTGTGTCGCGGCCGGGTGATCGCCGAGAACGGCGCGGTGACGGCGCCGGCCGGCAGCGGCGCGCCGATCCGGCGGGGCTGAGCCGGCGGAACCTCCGACGGGCCGCCCGGTTGCGCCAAGGAGCGGCGTCAGGAGCGAAGGGACGCCTCCCTGGATCGTCCCTCGGCAAGGAGGCCCGCATGACCGACCTGCAGAACGCCGTCGTGGTGCTCACCGGCGCCTCGAGCGGCATCGGCCGCGCCGCCGCCCTTGCCTTCGCCGGCCGGGGGGCCCGGCTGGTGCTGGCGGCGCGGCGCCGCGACGCCCTGGAGGACGTGGCGCAGGCCTGCCGGCGCGAGGGCGCTCAGGCGATCGCGGTGCCGACCGACGTGACCGACGCCGACGCGGTGCAGGCGCTCGCCGACGAGGCCGTGCGGGCCTTCGGCGGCATCGACGTCTGGATCAACAATGCCGGCACCGGGGTGTTCGGGCCGTACCAGGACGCGCCCCTCGACCTCCACCGCCTGACGGTCGCGGTGAACCTGCTGGGGGGCATGTACGGCGCCTACGCGGCCCTGCCGGTCTTCCTGAGCCAGGGGCACGGCACGCTGATCACCAACATCTCGCTCGGCGGCTGGGCGCCGGCGCCGTTCGCGGCGGCCTACACGGCGAGCAAGTTCGGCCTGCGCGGCTTCACCGCGGCCCTGCGCCAGGAGCTGCGCCGGCATCCCCGCATCCACGTCTGCTCGGTCTTCCCGGCGATGGTCGACACGCCCGGGCTCGATCACGGCGCCAACGTCTCGGGCAAGCGCATCGATGCCGGTCCCTTCGTCTACGCGCCCGAGGACGTGGCCGAGACCTTCGTGCACGTCGCGCGCCACCCCCACGACGAGGTCGCGGTCGGCTGGCCGGCCCGGGCGGCGCAGGCCGCCTACGCGCTCGCGCCGGGCCCCACCGAGCACCTGATGGGAGTGGCGATCCACCGCGCCCTCGACCGGGCGGGGCCCGCGCCCGTGACCCACGGCGCGCTGCGCGCGCCCCTCGACGATCGCCGGCGCACGAGCGGCGGCTGGCGGGACCGCCACGGCGTGCCCTCCGCCCGGCGCCTCAGCACCGGGCTCGCGCTGGGCCTCGGCGTCGGTGCGCTCTTCCTCTCCGCGACTGCGGCCGCGAAGTCACGCTGACCGGAGATCGGCCGCCCGCCGGCCGATCTCCGCTTCACTCGCGGAACCATCGGGGGCGACGCGCGCTCCCTCTCGGTCCCGATCGAGGAGCCGCCGCCCTGTCCACGGCCGAACCGACCGCGCCGGCGGCGCCCGCCCTCACGGCACGGCGCAGCCGGCTCTGGAGTGCCATCCAGGCCACCGAGCGCTTGCGCGCGCAGGTCTGGCTCGGCGACCTCGTGGCGCTCGGCGCCACGGCGGCCGCCCTCGGCCTGCGCCTCGCCGTCGACGAGGTGCTGCCGCCGGGCTTTCCCTACCTGACGTTCTTCCCGGCCGTCATCCTCACCACGTTCTTCTGCGGCCTGCGCGCCGGCATCACCTGCGCGACCCTGAGCGGGCTGGCAGCCTGGTACTTCTTCCTGCCGCCGAGCCAGGGCTTCCTCCTCTCGGCGCAGTCCGGGCTGACGCTGGCCTTCTACGTCTTCATCGTCTCGGTCGACATCGCGCTGATCCACATCATGCACACGGCGGGCGCGCGGCTGCGCCACGAGCGCGCGGTGACGGCGGGGCTCTACGAGCAGCAGCGCACCCTGTTCCAGGAGCTGCAGCACCGGGTGGCGAACAACATGCAGTTCGTCGCCGCGCTCCTCACCCTGCAGAAGCGCCGGGTCGGCGACGACCCGAAGGCCGCGCTCGCCGCCCTCGACGAGGCGCGGGTGCGGCTCGAGACGATCTCGCGCATCCACCGCAGGCTCTACGACCCGGACCGGATCAACCTGCCGGCGGGCCAGTACCTGCAGGAGCTCTGCGGCGACCTCCTCGACGCGACGGGCGCGCGCAACATCGTCTGCCTCGTCGACGTCGCCCCGGTGCGCTTCGACCTGACGCGGCTCACCACCCTGTCGCTCCTGGTGGTCGAGGTGGTGACCAACGCCCTCAAGCACGCCTTCCCCGACGGCGCCCGCGGCACGATCACGATCCGCCTGGAGGCGACCGCGGCCGACCGGATGGCGCTCACCATCGCGGATGACGGACGCGGCATCCCGGCTGGGTTCGACGCGGAGGCGAGCCGCAGCCTGGGGATGCGCATCGCCCAGGGGCTGGCGGCCCAGCTCGACGGCACGCTCACCTATGCGGGCGGGGACGGGACGGTGGTGCGGCTCGACTTCGCCGCCCCGGCCGTGCCCGCCTAGGACAGCCGCAGCAGCAGCGCGACCGCCGCGACGATCAGCACCGCGAAGGTCGCCAGGATGCCGCCGCCGCGGCAGGCGAACTGCCGGGGGGAATTCGCCGGCGCCGTCATGCCGAACGGGTGCAGCACACGGCCGACCAGCAGCACGATCAGCAGGCCGTGGACCAGGGTGCGGCCCGCGCCGTGGGCCTCGAGCAGGCCGACGAGGAGCAGGATGAACGGCACGTACTCGGCGAAGTTGGCCTGGCTGCGGGCGCGGTGCAGCAGCACCGCGTCGCCCCCGTCGCCGTGCAGCACGTTGGCGGAGAGCCGCCGGGCCATCACCCAGATCGAGAGGCCGGAAAAGAGCAGCGCGAGCACGGCGCCGTAGGACGCGGTCAGGGACGGGAACACCATGGCGGAAACTCCTTCTCAGGCACCGGTCGGCGAGTGGCGGGTCGGCAAG
The sequence above is drawn from the Methylobacterium terrae genome and encodes:
- a CDS encoding aspartate/glutamate racemase family protein, translated to MTLQRRILVINPNSNDAVTRGLDGALAPLSRPGIVIECRTLAEGPFGIQSQADVEQVALPLRDLVRREAADAYVVACYSDPGLHVCREATDRPVLGIAECGVLTALARADRFGVIAVASRSIPRHLRALRQMGVAERLAGERALEMTVAETASGPDTLSRMIAVGRDLRDRDGAGAIVMGCAGMAVHRRGLEQELGIPVVDPTQAAVAMAIGIVAVA
- a CDS encoding M64 family metallopeptidase — protein: MATLRNVLNTGSSSNRVDVFFLGDGYTSGELSDKFTSDINAYISYLFDGTANTQPFGRYRNFFNFYAVDTPSVQSGADDVKAGISVDTALDAKYYWDGVTERLLYINESKADAALNSALAGTGIKAEMRYVLVNSTKYGGGGGRYGVYAAGNASAKEIALHEIGHSFAGLADEYGGNTGTYTGSEPTQDNITKDPTGAKWAEWKGYNDPVLGVVGSYQGGYYYDQGIYRPTQDSKMRSLGRPFDPIAKEEFIHGFYALVDPIDRYDDNSGVKLNVNRLNVSVIDPNVINVDWKVNGTTYGNAGGTFDLKSHGLYYGTYTVTARAYDPTDMVRGDRSDLEQSVSWTVTNYIADEGLVDFNGDGRSDILWRDTAGRISEWLTGSDGRITAMPTIGAVGSEWTVQDFGDFNGDGRADILWRDTAGHINQWLMGGDGRVTSAPNVGTVGAEWTVQGTGDFNGDGRSDILWRDTAGHINQWLTGSDGRVTSAPNIGTIGAEWTVQDIGDFNGDGRSDILWRDQAGHINQWLTGSDGRVTSAPNIGTIGAEWTVQGTGDFNGDGRSDILWRDQAGHINQWLTGSDGRVASSPNIGTVGAEWTVQDIGDFNGDGRSDILWRDTAGHVNQWLMGSDGRVASSPNIGTIGAEWTAIA
- a CDS encoding SDR family oxidoreductase — protein: MTDLQNAVVVLTGASSGIGRAAALAFAGRGARLVLAARRRDALEDVAQACRREGAQAIAVPTDVTDADAVQALADEAVRAFGGIDVWINNAGTGVFGPYQDAPLDLHRLTVAVNLLGGMYGAYAALPVFLSQGHGTLITNISLGGWAPAPFAAAYTASKFGLRGFTAALRQELRRHPRIHVCSVFPAMVDTPGLDHGANVSGKRIDAGPFVYAPEDVAETFVHVARHPHDEVAVGWPARAAQAAYALAPGPTEHLMGVAIHRALDRAGPAPVTHGALRAPLDDRRRTSGGWRDRHGVPSARRLSTGLALGLGVGALFLSATAAAKSR
- a CDS encoding sensor histidine kinase produces the protein MRAQVWLGDLVALGATAAALGLRLAVDEVLPPGFPYLTFFPAVILTTFFCGLRAGITCATLSGLAAWYFFLPPSQGFLLSAQSGLTLAFYVFIVSVDIALIHIMHTAGARLRHERAVTAGLYEQQRTLFQELQHRVANNMQFVAALLTLQKRRVGDDPKAALAALDEARVRLETISRIHRRLYDPDRINLPAGQYLQELCGDLLDATGARNIVCLVDVAPVRFDLTRLTTLSLLVVEVVTNALKHAFPDGARGTITIRLEATAADRMALTIADDGRGIPAGFDAEASRSLGMRIAQGLAAQLDGTLTYAGGDGTVVRLDFAAPAVPA
- a CDS encoding MAPEG family protein, which codes for MVFPSLTASYGAVLALLFSGLSIWVMARRLSANVLHGDGGDAVLLHRARSQANFAEYVPFILLLVGLLEAHGAGRTLVHGLLIVLLVGRVLHPFGMTAPANSPRQFACRGGGILATFAVLIVAAVALLLRLS